The proteins below are encoded in one region of Ostrea edulis unplaced genomic scaffold, xbOstEdul1.1 scaffold_80, whole genome shotgun sequence:
- the LOC125661162 gene encoding uncharacterized protein LOC125661162, whose product MEQQLHIILDEKRTGSFSSIFVSEEECHQIEEMTRLQGENPKWHAIRRERITASVAGDIVKRRAAYEPLTGRLKTTRKVVTESMRHGLSFEAVAADAFVRLLDNNVNIYPCGVVVSPYAPWLAATPDRKVYNPTMNQPYGLLEIKCPVKPLSECNYLTKVGDVWRLKKNHNYFYQVMMQLAVTGLNWCYFFVWLCDENHLEVIEFDEEEWQDMKNKIDSFYFDHFLE is encoded by the exons GGTAgcttttcttcaatttttgtgtCAGAGGAGGAATGTCATCAAATTGAGGAGATGACACGACTACAAGGAGAGAATCCGAAGTGGCACGCAATCCGTAGGGAGAGAATTACTGCTTCAGTGGCTGGTGATATTGTAAAGCGGAGAGCAG CCTATGAACCTCTAACTGGAAGACTGAAGACAACAAGAAAAGTTGTTACAGAGAGCATGCGTCATGGGTTGTCATTTGAGGCAGTTGCTGCTGACGCCTTTGTTAGA CTACTAGATAACAATGTCAACATATACCCATGTGGAGTTGTAGTTAGCCCTTATGCTCCATGGCTTGCTGCTACACCTGATCGGAAGGTATACAACCCCACCATGAATCAACCTTACGGCTTGCTTGAGATCAAGTGCCCTGTAAAACCCTTGTCAGAATGCAACTACTTGACTAAAGTTGGAGATGTGTGGAgactgaaaaaaaatcataattacttCTACCAAGTCATGATGCAACTTGCAGTGACTGGTCTAAACTGGTGTTACTTCTTTGTGTGGCTCTGTGATGAAAATCACTTGGAGGTTATCGAGTTTGATGAGGAGGAGTGGCAAGACATGAAAAACAAGATAGATTCATTCTATTTTGATCACTTTCTTGAATAA